The nucleotide window CTTTTAAAAAACCATCACAAGCTCGGTAAAAAAATGGCAAGATAGAACTAGATGATACTGTGCTTGAGATAGGTTGTAAATACTAGTTTATACAGGCTCCATAGAATGCTGGCGTTTAAATTTAAAAATCATAAGGCTTTATTTTGGCTTTTATTTGGTGCTATTACAAAAAAGTACTGTTTTAAAGTTTTAGTTTTTTATTTAAAAGCCCGCAAAATGATATATGCAGCAATTGCCTGCTAAGCAAAAACTTCTCACAATACTTTGTAACTTAGTATAGACAGGGTATTTCAAATTTGGTGCAAGTAATCATACTGCAAACAAGCGGTTTTTATAAATATAAGTGCTTGTTTGCATAACTTTCACTACGACTTACCTAGCTAAGTGCGCAAAAAACAAATTTTAAGTTAAATTTATGCAATAGGGCACTAGCAGAGCAAAATCATAGCGCTAAACTTTAATAATCAAACAAAGCGATAAATACACGCATTTGCCAAAATCCAAGTTTTTTAGAATTCAAAAAAGTTTAAGTTCATTAAGGATTATAAGATTAAAAACATAAACTATAAACAGAAAAGTATAAAATTTAAAATTATTTAAATAAAATAGAGCCAAGTCTTAGCATATTTGAGCCGCATTTTAAAGCTATTTCAAAATCCCCACTCATTCCCATAGAGCAGATTTTAGCGCCACTTAAATCATCAAACAGCCTTCTAGTCGCCTCAAAGCTAGCCACTACCGCGCTTTTTTCATCAGAGTGCGCACCAATACTCATCACGCCAAGGAGTTTGATATTTTTGCATTTTTCGCCTATCTCATGCCACGCATCGCATGCAGAATGCAGGCTAAAGCCCTGTTTACTATCCTCATCTGCGCTATTTATCTGAAGTAGGGTGGGTAACTCGCAAGTAAGCCTAGCATCTACAGCTAGCGCCTTTTGTACACTTTCACAGCTTTGCCACATTGTTGGATTTGCGCTTAATAGCTGATTTATCTTATTGCTTTGAAGCCTGCCTATAAAATGCCAAGATAGATTTAAGCTTTTAAGCTCGTTCTTTTTTGCCACTAAATCCTGCACTTTATTTTCGCCAAACTCAAGCTGCCCTTCTTGAGCTAGCTGCGCTACAGCCGCCGCATCTACATATTTGCTCACAGCCACGACCCTCACACCATCACCACCTATCTTGCGCACACGCTCAAGCACTTTTAAAATCATTACTGCCCCAGTCTCATAATATCGTTAAAAGTAGCCACTATCATGAGTGTACCAAGCACAGCCCAGCCAGCATATGTAAGGTACTCAAAGGCACGTTTTGGCACAGCGCGCCTGCTTATTAGCTCATAAAGGTTAAAAAGTATATGCCCACCGTCAAGCGCTGGTATAGGTAATAAATTTAAAACCCCTAAATTTACCGATATTAGGGCAACTATGAGTAGTAGCATTTGCAGGCTAGTTTTTGCGGCTTTTGAGGTTACATCGGTGATTTGCATTATGCCACCAACCTCGCTTACTGGCACCACTCCGCTTAGTAGCTTTCCTATGCCAGCAAAAATAAGTCCGCTTGCCTGCCATGTCTGCTCTGCGGCGTATTTTAGGGCGTCAGAGCGATGGTATATTATTACAGTCTCATTTGATGGGCTTATGCCAAGCAGTGGCTTACTGATTTTTTCGCCAAATAAATTTACCCCATCACCCATTTTTGGATATGCGATTAAGGTAAGCTCCTCGTCGCCTCTTTTTAACCTAACCTCACTTTTATCTGTATTTACAAGCGGGCTTATGTCGCTCCACTGCGATACTATTTTGCCATTTATTGATAGAATTTTATCTCCTGATTTTATGCCAGCTATGCTAGCGGCTGAGTCTGGAGCTACGTTAGCCACCACTGTACCAAGCCTTTGTTCGCCCAAAAATCCAATAGCTATATATATAAAAAATGCTAGCAAAAAATTAAATGCAGGCCCAGCTACTAAGATTAAAATTCTCCCAAATGGACTTAGGGTGTTATAGCTATCAGGGTCATTGCTGCTAATGCTTGGGTCTGAGTCATCCTGCCCCTTTAGCTGGACGTATCCACCAAGCGGTATGGCGCTTATTTTATACTCAGTTTGCCCCTTTTTAAAAGAATAAAGCGCCTCACCAAAGCCTATGCTAAAAGCATTTACCCCTACGCCCAAAAGTCTAGCCGCCAAAAAATGCCCCAATTCGTGAAAAAATATCAAAAAACTAATAGCCAAAACAGTAATGATAAAGTGCCATGAATAAGCATAAAGCCCAGCTATTAATAAGCCTAGACTAAATAAAAGGCTTTTCAAATTTTCTCCTAGTTTGTATTTTTTAAGCTCGATTTAGCGCTAGCTTTTGCATAAGACAGCACATAATCTGCCCCAGAATAAAGCGTGAGTGCCACTGCTAACCACAAGAGCGCATTAGCAAAGTGCCACTGCATAATAAGCCAGCCTATAGCTATCATCTGTACGACTGTTTTTACCTTGCCTGCCATATTTGCAGCGACACTTAGCCCCTCGCTAGCCACGACCACCCTAAATCCAGTAATAAAAAATTCTCTAACAAGTATAAGATACACAGCCCACGCATTTGCCCTACCAAGCAGCATAAGCCCCAAAAATGCAGCAAGGGTCAGCATCTTATCAGCCAGCGGATCAAGCACTGCACCTAGCTTTGTCTTTTGATCCCACTCTCTGGCTATGTAGCCATCAAAAAAATCAGTCACACTAGCTAGTACAAATAAAAGCCCAGCAAAATAGTTTACCCAGCTTATATGCACCCCTTGCCAGCTAGCGCCGTCTATAAGGATATAAAACATAAGAGGAGCCAAAGCTATGCGAATAAGAGCTAGGGTGTTTGGCAAATTTATCATTTAAAGGTCGTGCCTCCGTCTATTATAAAGCTATGTCCTGTTACCCAGCTAGCCTTTGATGAGCATAAAAATAGACATGCCCCAGCTAAATCAGTAGGCTGCCCCATGCGTCCTAATGGACTTAAACGTGCCGTGGTATCTCGAACTTCCTCGTAGTTTGTAAATGCCCTTAAAGCGTCAGTCTCAATTGGTCCGCCACTTACGACATTTACCCTGATATTTTTCTCTCCTAGCTCGGTGGCTGCATAGCGTGCCATAGCCTCTACTGCGGCTTTAGCCGTGCCGTGCCCTGCGTAGTTTTCGATGTAGACTAGATTTCCTGTGCTACTTAGGCTTATTATGCTGCCACCACCTACTTTTTCCATTCGTTTAGCTGCTTCTTGGGCGCCAACTACAAAAGCATTTACCGTGGCTGTGAATATATTATTTATCCCACGTGGCTTTAGCTTCATAAATTTAGTATACCCTCCGGCGACTGCGCGTCCTGAGATAATAGCATTTGAGATAAAAAAATCAACTCGGTCAAAATCCTCATCTATCTTTGCAAAAAGCTCCTTATAAGTCTCTGGCTCAAGGATATTTAGCGCATACGCACGAGCTTTTATACCGTACTCACGCTCAAGCTTTGTGGCCTGTTCTTTGGCTAGTTCCTCGTTTGAATTATATGTAAAGGCTATATTTGTCCCCATTTTAGCAAACTCATGCACTATGGCGTGTCCTATACCCCTAGTACCACCGCTAATAACTAGTGTTTTTGCTTTAAATTCATTGGCTTCTACCATTAAAATCCTTTAATATCATATTGTTTCATAATGTTTTCTATCTTTTTTAAATTCTCACTACTTGGCTTAGTAAGAGGCAGTCTGTACTCGAGTGTCGGAGTAAGCCC belongs to Campylobacter sp. 19-13652 and includes:
- a CDS encoding YggS family pyridoxal phosphate-dependent enzyme — translated: MILKVLERVRKIGGDGVRVVAVSKYVDAAAVAQLAQEGQLEFGENKVQDLVAKKNELKSLNLSWHFIGRLQSNKINQLLSANPTMWQSCESVQKALAVDARLTCELPTLLQINSADEDSKQGFSLHSACDAWHEIGEKCKNIKLLGVMSIGAHSDEKSAVVASFEATRRLFDDLSGAKICSMGMSGDFEIALKCGSNMLRLGSILFK
- the rseP gene encoding RIP metalloprotease RseP, giving the protein MKSLLFSLGLLIAGLYAYSWHFIITVLAISFLIFFHELGHFLAARLLGVGVNAFSIGFGEALYSFKKGQTEYKISAIPLGGYVQLKGQDDSDPSISSNDPDSYNTLSPFGRILILVAGPAFNFLLAFFIYIAIGFLGEQRLGTVVANVAPDSAASIAGIKSGDKILSINGKIVSQWSDISPLVNTDKSEVRLKRGDEELTLIAYPKMGDGVNLFGEKISKPLLGISPSNETVIIYHRSDALKYAAEQTWQASGLIFAGIGKLLSGVVPVSEVGGIMQITDVTSKAAKTSLQMLLLIVALISVNLGVLNLLPIPALDGGHILFNLYELISRRAVPKRAFEYLTYAGWAVLGTLMIVATFNDIMRLGQ
- the pgsA gene encoding CDP-diacylglycerol--glycerol-3-phosphate 3-phosphatidyltransferase, whose translation is MINLPNTLALIRIALAPLMFYILIDGASWQGVHISWVNYFAGLLFVLASVTDFFDGYIAREWDQKTKLGAVLDPLADKMLTLAAFLGLMLLGRANAWAVYLILVREFFITGFRVVVASEGLSVAANMAGKVKTVVQMIAIGWLIMQWHFANALLWLAVALTLYSGADYVLSYAKASAKSSLKNTN
- a CDS encoding enoyl-ACP reductase, translated to MVEANEFKAKTLVISGGTRGIGHAIVHEFAKMGTNIAFTYNSNEELAKEQATKLEREYGIKARAYALNILEPETYKELFAKIDEDFDRVDFFISNAIISGRAVAGGYTKFMKLKPRGINNIFTATVNAFVVGAQEAAKRMEKVGGGSIISLSSTGNLVYIENYAGHGTAKAAVEAMARYAATELGEKNIRVNVVSGGPIETDALRAFTNYEEVRDTTARLSPLGRMGQPTDLAGACLFLCSSKASWVTGHSFIIDGGTTFK